Proteins co-encoded in one Capsicum annuum cultivar UCD-10X-F1 chromosome 9, UCD10Xv1.1, whole genome shotgun sequence genomic window:
- the LOC124887332 gene encoding uncharacterized protein LOC124887332, producing MAQKRDPSWAYGIAIGNTNTQIKCIFCDNIYNGGIFRHKKHLIGGYKDVIVCPKVPNVVKEEMKEYMKKKNELKTQTRHDAAMVDLVDDDQTENDEIEVNMPMGPPSKYQRKSSTSRSGSSTASNVKGSMDIYFPQLPNEKKKTCNRCLASSRKILRDRAVSAFARWMYDAGLPFNCVNYTESFGEFIEAVEANMVQE from the coding sequence atgGCACAAAAAAGAGATCCATCTTGGGCGTATGGAATTGCAATAGGCAATACTAACACACaaataaaatgtattttttgcGACAATATTTATAACGGTGGAATATTTCGTCACAAAAAACATCTTATTGGTGGTTACAAAGATGTCATTGTATGTCCAAAAGTACCGAATGTTGTTAAGGAAGAAATGAAGGagtacatgaaaaaaaaaaatgagctTAAGACTCAAACAAGGCATGATGCAGCAATGGTTGATCTTGTTGATGATGATCAAACTGAGAATGATGAAATTGAAGTGAATATGCCAATGGGGCCTCCTTCAAAATACCAAAGGAAGTCTTCAACTAGCAGAAGTGGATCATCCACCGCTAGCAATGTTAAAGGTTCTATGGATATCTATTTCCCACAACTACccaatgaaaaaaagaaaacttgCAACCGTTGTTTAGCATCTTCTAGGAAGATTTTAAGGGACCGTGCAGTATCCGCTTTTGCAAGGTGGATGTATGACGCGGGCCTCCCTTTTAATTGTGTTAATTACACTGAGAGTTTTGGTGAATTTATTGAAGCAGTAGAGGCCAATATGGTCCAGGAATGA